AGTCGAATAAGACTATTTACCTACTTACTTGTATTCATATATCCTTCCTTTAGAATCGTTGTGTCTACTGATATTGTTAAAGTTTCTGAAGTCGCTAACAAAGCTTTGTTGATTGCTTGTATAGTCAGTGAGTAGTTTCCTGTGAATTGGCCTATATGAATGCCTGACGCAGCAAGACTGGTTAGTGGTAAAGAGACGTTTACGGATTCACATCCTCCTATTGCAGGGCAGTAGCAGACATCAGAGCTTTGAAGACACGGcaccttaaaatatatttacatgaatAGAATTGCGAAAACATATGACCTGAAAGGTATTTTTAAAGACGTTTCCTTCCAATGCAAAATGCGTTTACATACATCTGGGCCGTGTGAAATTGTaaaactgtatattattttattttttaatcaaattgaaATGTATAGTGTGTACATGAAGCATTCGTCTAGTGATTGGCATTCTTTTTGAAATCTGATAAAATTaactaacattttttttttaatgcaaatattaatatttacaatgtCCGCACTTCCTGTATATCTTATTGATACACTATCATGAAGGCTTGATGTCTTTTCTGTTTCTAAAACCCATCGAACTTCCTGCAAGCCACTATGAGGATCGAATGCATTTAACTTGACGACCAGCTTTGCTGCATCCATGACAGATTTTAAATAGTTGATTTTATAATTGTCTAATGTCAAAGTTACGTTACTGACGTAAGGCGGTGTTCTGTCAATATAAACAATTCTGGACTCGTTGAAAGTGTTGTTGACAATATCAATTGGGCGAACGTTAAAGACGTATGCTTGTCCATCGCTCACATTCAGTCCAATACAGAAATTCTGACTCTGAAAGTTAGGTACGATATGTTCTGGTCCAAAATCTCCGTTCCTGACTTTCCaagaaatattatattgtattattccaTGCACGTTCGGCGTACCGCTTACTGGCAGAGGGCCGGTTATTTGCTCATATCCACCGGTAATTGGAACCGATGGGTGTGGCTCGATTGAATTTAGAAGTTTGTTTTTGAGATAGAATTTGTTAACGAAATACTCCTTCCAGCTCAGGCAAATACTGTTGTGGTTTGTCTGCCAGGTAAAATTTGTGGCTTGCGATGCTGAATCAAATCTAAAGGACCTTTCGTTTTGGGCTTCAATAAAGCTGGTATTGTCGTATAATATAAATCTTCTTGTTTGGCGCACGTTGTCTGCAACATCTTTCACCTCAAGTGTTATGCAATAAAGCCTTGGTGAATCTGCTGTTAAATTCAGTTGAAAATGATTCGTACTGACGTTAACTCTTGCAGAAAAAATATCTTTAGCATAATCCACTTTCAGAATTCCTTTCGAAGTAGTCACTTCATTTACAATTATCTCGAAACTTTCAATAGATGATGCTGTATTAGTTAGTCCTCTGCTTAGAACAGGGTCGGTCCAACCACCGAAATATAGTTTTGTAAGTCCAATTCTCGATATCCGATTAGGTATTTCTAATGGTTCTTGTAAGCATCTTCTGCCACGATGTGTACAGTGCTCAGGTGGTGCGTTATCATATCGGTAACAAACCGTCCTTTGCTTCACGACTTTTGTGTATGGAACTATGCCTGAAGTTGAGGACCTTGTATCAATGTTTTTCAAATATCCACCAGCTTTTGCTTCAAACTCCAAACACAGTCTGAAATAAACGATCATTATTGTAAGCGGATAAAGTTAAAATTGAATACTCTTATATGGtaaacaattgaaaattaatATGTCTGATGCTAGTATTTAACTAAGTTtcgttaatattttaaataaaatgttttccaaAGTAACGTGTGTCTTTGGGGTTTACTGATGCATGCAATTTGATTGTAAGATGTAGTTAAGTATTTAAAATTCGTACGCCTCTCCGTTTTGTAATTTGTACGTGGCGTCATTCACGCTGATGTTGCCCGAATCATATCGTGACGGCGTAACACTTGAGTTGGGATATGCGTCTCTTAGCTGTATGTGTGACGATTTATGTAGATAAAAACCTAAAATATATGATATACGTCTTCATTTATGCTATTATTTTATAAGAACCAGTTGTTATCGCTCATTTACTAGATTCGTACGCCAATTCGTTACAATGTTGAAATTGAAGAAGTTGAACTTCCATTTCAACGACCTTTAATCAAACATACAGCCTGTAAGAACAAAGCTTCGGAGGTATTCATACTGTGAACTGTTGTTTACCTTGCACCGTTTTTATTTTCACGTTCACTGTCATATCAGTGATGCCAAAATGTTCCTCTCGAATAAATGATGGTCTCGTGGAGTTATAGGAAACAATAAAATCTGAAACCATCACAAAGTCCATTCTGACTGGCTGGTAATTACCGTACACATCTTGAATGTTTTGACATGCGGCTGGAAGGTTTAGACTCGTAGCACTTTTCGTCTCACCACTCAGACCAATAGCTTTCATATCACAAGTTGAAATATCAGGATTCGTATTCGGCTGACAGGT
This is a stretch of genomic DNA from Dreissena polymorpha isolate Duluth1 chromosome 7, UMN_Dpol_1.0, whole genome shotgun sequence. It encodes these proteins:
- the LOC127837767 gene encoding uncharacterized protein LOC127837767 isoform X1; protein product: MDAAKLVVKLNAFDPHSGLQEVRWVLETEKTSSLHDSVSIRYTGSADIVPCLQSSDVCYCPAIGGCESVNVSLPLTSLAASGIHIGQFTGNYSLTIQAINKALLATSETLTISVDTTILKEGYMNTNDSMTGSPTITIAIASSLCGLAVLGAIAITVVIFIRRKRAREESDDRDSEQRSVVYHGVMSQSFGQHEGKLNVYRK
- the LOC127837767 gene encoding uncharacterized protein LOC127837767 isoform X2, which encodes MDAAKLVVKLNAFDPHSGLQEVRWVLETEKTSSLHDSVSIRYTGSADIVPCLQSSDVCYCPAIGGCESVNVSLPLTSLAASGIHIGQFTGNYSLTIQAINKALLATSETLTISVDTTILKEGYMNTNDSMTGSPTITIAIASSLCGLAVLGAIAITVVIFIRRKRAREESDDRDSEQRSVVYQ